In Brienomyrus brachyistius isolate T26 unplaced genomic scaffold, BBRACH_0.4 scaffold44, whole genome shotgun sequence, the following are encoded in one genomic region:
- the chst7 gene encoding carbohydrate sulfotransferase 7 isoform X2: protein MNRRLQKKYMILILVYSVLLLLIPYMMDYGGKTSEIKHGLQQQKCPDLDSTLALWNNGYKTGNSSATVEDDVIRNHSKIHIYLHATWRTGSSFLGELFNQHPEVFYLYEPMWSMWQALYPGDAASLQGAVRDMMNSLFRCDFSVLKLYAGTKNISTSTIFGWKTNKVICSEPLCSAYKKHEVGLVRGDVCEKCKAKDITYLEKECKKYPVVVIKDVRVLDLGVLIPLMRDPSLNLQIIQLFRDPRAVHNSRLKSKLALVKESIQVLRSKKQSDKYKRLLMPSSRANRAENYVANAMELICDNWLNDMLLLLSAPQWVQKNYMQIRYEDLVLRPVQELEKLYRFSNLTSSPAIDKFVLNMTHGEGYSSDKPFLISSRDAKEAIFAWRERLNVQQVNQVEAYCSEVMRRLGYQKRQVDKT from the coding sequence ATGAACAGGCGACTTCAGAAGAAATACATGATTCTCATTCTCGTATATTCCGTTTTATTGCTTTTGATTCCGTACATGATGGACTATGGGGGCAAAACAAGCGAGATAAAGCATGGACTACAGCAGCAGAAATGTCCCGATTTGGACAGTACGCTGGCACTGTGGAATAACGGGTACAAGACGGGCAACAGCAGCGCGACGGTGGAGGATGATGTTATTAGGAATCACTCGAAAATACACATCTATCTACACGCAACCTGGCGGACGGGCTCTTCCTTCCTGGGGGAGTTATTTAATCAGCACCCAGAAGTGTTTTATTTGTACGAGCCTATGTGGAGCATGTGGCAGGCACTTTATCCGGGCGACGCTGCCAGTCTGCAAGGAGCCGTCCGCGATATGATGAACTCGCTTTTCCGCTGTGATTTCTCCGTGCTGAAACTTTATGCGGGAACGAAGAACATCAGCACCTCTACCATCTTCGGCTGGAAAACCAACAAGGTGATCTGCTCGGAGCCGCTGTGCAGTGCCTACAAGAAGCACGAAGTCGGGCTGGTGAGGGGAGACGTTTGCGAGAAGTGCAAAGCGAAGGACATCACGTATCTGGAGAAGGAGTGCAAGAAGTATCCTGTGGTTGTTATCAAAGATGTTCGTGTCTTAGACCTAGGCGTGCTCATTCCTCTAATGCGGGACCCAAGTCTAAACCTCCAGATTATTCAACTGTTCAGGGACCCGCGGGCTGTGCATAATTCTAGGCTGAAATCTAAACTGGCTCTGGTGAAGGAGAGCATTCAAGTGCTGAGAAGTAAGAAGCAATCGGACAAATACAAGCGCCTCCTCATGCCGAGCAGCAGAGCGAACCGCGCCGAGAACTATGTGGCGAACGCCATGGAGCTGATCTGCGACAACTGGCTGAATGACATGCTGCTGCTCCTCAGTGCGCCTCAGTGGGTCCAGAAGAACTACATGCAGATACGCTACGAGGACCTAGTGCTCCGGCCCGTTCAGGAGCTGGAAAAGCTCTACCGCTTCTCCAATCTCACGTCATCCCCGGCGATTGACAAGTTTGTCCTGAACATGACGCACGGCGAGGGCTACTCTTCTGACAAGCCTTTCCTTATATCGTCAAGGGACGCCAAGGAAGCCATATTCGCCTGGAGGGAGAGGCTGAACGTCCAACAGGTCAACCAGGTGGAGGCATATTGCAGTGAAGTTATGCGCAGACTGGGCTATCAGAAAAGGCAAGTGGATAAAACGTAG
- the slc9a7 gene encoding LOW QUALITY PROTEIN: sodium/hydrogen exchanger 7 (The sequence of the model RefSeq protein was modified relative to this genomic sequence to represent the inferred CDS: deleted 2 bases in 2 codons), with protein sequence MDQVRSPCKRTPAFQMKTFPLVLLYLLSQACEMSAEDSAMEELATEKEAEESHRQDSVNLLTFILLLTLTILTIWLFKHRRVRFLHETGLAMIYGLLVGVILRYGIPSTSYHNKTPPSCSLKTGPISTLLLNVSGKFFEYTLKGEINSREIHNVEQNDMLRKVTFDPEVFFNILLPPIIFHAGYSLKKRHFFRNLGSIITYAFLGTAISCFVIGNLMYGVVKLMQVVGQLTDKFYYTDCLFFGAVISATDPVTVLAIFNELHADVDLYALLFGESVMNDAVAIVLSSSIVAYQPIGPNSHTFDASAFFKSVGVFLGIFSGSFAMGAVTGVVTALVTKFTKLHCFPLLETALFFLMSWSTFLLAEACGFTGVVAVLFCGITQAHYTYNNLSEESTKRTKQLFEVLHFLAENFIFSYMGLALFTFQNHIFSPIFIVGAFVAIFLGRACHIYPLSFFLNLGRRHKISGNFQHMMMFAGLRGAMAFALAIRDTATYARQMMFTTTLLIVFFTVWVFGGGTTPMLSWLHIRVGGRAESDEELLSVPWQYVRVGVDPDQDLQPCGEHPCGEHFQVLQGDGAQSEGGSKTKQESAWLFRLWYTFDHNYLKPILTHSGPPLTTTLPACCGPVARCLTSPQAYENHEQLRDTDSDLILNDADLTLTYGDTAITANGASGGHAGGGSTEWGGVNGKQGGATSEAAAMERELEARDQELITRGTRLVFPIEDHA encoded by the exons ATGGACCAGGTCCGCAGTCCGTGCAAACGGACCCCCGCTTTTCAAATGAAGACTTTTCCTCTCGTTCTGCTTTACTTGCTGTCTCAGGCTTGCGAGATGAGTGCCGAGGACAGCGCTATGGAGGAACTTGCCACTGAGAAGGAAGCTGAGGAAAGTCACAGGCAGGACAGCGTGAATCTCCTGACGTTCATCTTACTGCTGACATTAACCATTCTGACTATCTGGCTCTTCAAGCACAGACGAGTGCGTTTTCTGCATGAGACCGGCTTGGCCATGATCTACG GCCTCCTGGTGGGGGTGATACTGCGCTATGGCATCCCCTCCACCAGCTACCACAACAAGACCCCCCCCAGCTGCTCCCTAAAGACGGGGCCCATCAGCACGCTGCTGCTCAACGTCAGCGGCAAATTCTTTGAGTACACGCTGAAGGGCGAGATCAACTCCCGCGAGATCCACAATGTGGAGCAGAACGACATGCTGCGCAAG GTAACCTTTGATCCGGAGGTATTCTTTAACATCCTGTTACCCCCCATAATCTTCCACGCCGGATACAGCCTTAAAAAG AGGCATTTCTTCCGGAATTTGGGCTCCATCATAACGTACGCCTTCCTAGGAACGGCGATTTCCTGCTTTGTCATTGG GAACCTCATGTATGGCGTGGTAAAGCTGATGCAGGTGGTGGGTCAGCTCACTGACAAGTTTTACTACACCGACTGTCTCTTCTTTGGGGCCGTCATCTCCGCCACTGACCCAG tGACCGTGCTGGCTATCTTTAACGAGCTCCATGCGGACGTCGACCTCTACGCCCTGCTGTTTGGGGAGAGCGTAATGAACGATGCTGTGGCCATCGTCCTCTCGTC GTCTATCGTGGCCTACCAGCCCATCGGACCCAACTCGCACACATTCGACGCCTCTGCTTTCTTCAAGTCCGTGGGGGTTTTCCTGGGAATCTTCAGCGGTTCCTTTGCTATGGGGGCTGTCACTGGGGTGGTCACCGCGCTC GTCACCAAGTTCACCAAGCTGCACTGCTTCCCTTTGCTGGAAACGGCCCTCTTCTTCCTCATGTCCTGGAGCACATTCCTATTAGCTGAGGCTTGCGGTTTCACCG GTGTGGTGGCGGTGTTGTTCTGTGGTATCACACAGGCACATTACACCTACAACAACCTCTCAGAGGAGTCCACCAAGCGAACCAAGCAG CTGTTTGAGGTTCTGCACTTCTTGGCAGAGAACTTCATCTTCTCCTACATGGGCCTAGCTCTCTTCACCTTCCAGAACCACATCTTCAGCCCCATCTTCATCGTCGGGGCGTTT GTTGCCATCTTCTTAGGGAGAGCTTGCCACATCTACCCGCTGTCCTTCTTCCTCAACCTTGGCCGCAGGCACAAGATCAGCGGAAACTTCCAGCACATGATGATGTTtgcag GTCTGCGAGGCGCCatggccttcgccctggccatcCGCGACACGGCCACCTACGCCCGCCAGATGATGTTCACCACCACGCTGCTCATAGTCTTCTTCACCGTCTGGGTCTTTGGCGGCGGCACCACGCCCATGCTGTCCTGGCTTCACATCAG AGTCGGTGGGAGAGCGGAGTCGGATGAGGAGCTGCTCAGTGTGCCGTGGCAGTATGTCAG GGTTGGTGTGGATCCGGATCAGGACCTCCAGCCTTGTGGAGAACAC CCTTGTGGAGAACACTTCCAGGTCCTCCAAGGT GATGGCGCCCAGTCAGAAGGAGGCAGCAAGACCAAACAGGAGAGCGCCTGGCTGTTCCGCCTCTGGTATACCTTTGACCACAA CTACCTGAAGCCCATCCTGACACACAGCGGC CCCCCCCTGACCACCACGCTGCCAGCATGCTGTGGACCTGTAGCACGATGCCTCACCAGCCCGCAGGCCTACGAG AACCACGAGCAGCTGAGGGACACGGATTCGGACCTCATCCTGAATGACGCTGACCTGACGCTCACCTATGGGGACACGGCCATCACAGCCAATGGGGCATCAGGAGGTCATgcgggcggcggctccaccgaATGGGGCGGAGTCAATGGCAAGCAGGGCGGGGCCACATCAGAGGCAGCGGCCATGGAGCGGGAACTGGAGGCCCGGGACCAGGAGCTGATCACCCGAGGGACACGCCTGGTGTTCCCCATCGAGGACCATGCCTGA
- the rp2 gene encoding protein XRP2: MGCCYSKQSKRKSARKEPAAESSTSNNNATGDGAGEAPKQYSWDKRDKVDPKDYMLVGVKDSTVGRLPGTLNGQQFVIQDCENCNIFVLDHSAAVTVDDCTNCCLVLGPVKGSVFLRDCRDVRCVVACQQFRTRDCKKMDVFLCCATQPIIESSTGMKFGCFQYYYPELAFHFKDAGLSIFNNNWSNIHDFTPVSGETNWSLLPEDAMVLDYVPAPDADSEFGSVRVSSDVSKSIIPLTRGARRKESEESCLFMFFAGDYTIANARKLIDEVTERGFVLIQTKEVSMRPEDVSRVFQNSAEGLAELTTKGPVVALELNGDGVVEACQAIAKEMFSGTKVFVSESKSTSSRDVDNFFNFADMQMSL, from the exons ATGGGCTGCTGCTACTCCAAACAATCCAAAAGGAAGTCGGCTCGGAAAGAGCCGGCGGCCGAGAGCAGCACCAGCAACAACAACGCGACGGGCGACGGCGCTGGAGAGGCACCGAAGCAGTACAGCTGGGACAAACGTGACAAG GTGGACCCTAAGGACTACATGCTGGTGGGGGTGAAGGATTCCACAGTGGGTCGCCTGCCTGGCACGCTGAACGGTCAGCAGTTTGTCATCCAGGACTGCGAGAACTGCAACATCTTCGTCCTCGACCACTCGGCCGCCGTCACCGTGGACGACTGCACAAACTGCTGCCTGGTACTGGGCCCGGTGAAGGGCAGCGTGTTCCTGCGTGACTGCCGGGACGTCCGGTGCGTGGTGGCCTGCCAGCAGTTCCGAACACGCGACTGCAAGAAGATGGACGTCTTCCTGTGCTGTGCCACCCAGCCCATCATCGAGTCTTCCACCGGCATGAAGTTTGGCTGCTTCCAGTACTATTACCCTGAACTGGCCTTCCACTTCAAGGATGCTGGCCTCAGCATCTTCAACAACAACTGGAGCAACATCCACGACTTCACACCCGTCTCTGGGGAGACCAATTGGAGCCTTTTGCCCGAAGACGCCATGGTCCTCGACTACGTGCCAGCGCCGGATGCTGATTCGGAGTTCGGGTCTGTAAGGGTCTCCAGCGATGTCAGTAAGAGCATCATACCTCTGACCCGTGGGGCAAGACGAAAGGAGAGTGAGGAGTCCTGCCTCTTCATGTTCTTCGCCGGGGATTACACCATCGCCAATGCGCGCAAACTCATCGACGAG GTAACTGAAAGGGGCTTTGTTCTGATCCAAACCAAGGAAGTCTCGATGCGTCCTGAAGATGTCAGCAGAGTATTCCAGAACAGCGCAGAAGGTCTCGCGGAGCTGACAACCAAAG GTCCGGTTGTTGCACTGGAGTTAAATGGAGATGGGGTGGTTGAGGCCTGCCAGGCAATCGCCAAGGAGATGTTCAGCGGAACCAAG GTGTTTGTGTCGGAAAGCAAAAGTACATCTTCGAGGGACGTGGACAACTTCTTCAACTTCGCTGACATGCAGATGAGCCTCTGA
- the chst7 gene encoding carbohydrate sulfotransferase 7 isoform X1, with protein sequence MNRRLQKKYMILILVYSVLLLLIPYMMDYGGKTSEIKHGLQQQKCPDLDSTLALWNNGYKTGNSSATVEDDVIRNHSKIHIYLHATWRTGSSFLGELFNQHPEVFYLYEPMWSMWQALYPGDAASLQGAVRDMMNSLFRCDFSVLKLYAGTKNISTSTIFGWKTNKVICSEPLCSAYKKHEVGLVRGDVCEKCKAKDITYLEKECKKYPVVVIKDVRVLDLGVLIPLMRDPSLNLQIIQLFRDPRAVHNSRLKSKLALVKESIQVLRSKKQSDKYKRLLMPSSRANRAENYVANAMELICDNWLNDMLLLLSAPQWVQKNYMQIRYEDLVLRPVQELEKLYRFSNLTSSPAIDKFVLNMTHGEGYSSDKPFLISSRDAKEAIFAWRERLNVQQVNQVEAYCSEVMRRLGYQKRSAMHRG encoded by the exons ATGAACAGGCGACTTCAGAAGAAATACATGATTCTCATTCTCGTATATTCCGTTTTATTGCTTTTGATTCCGTACATGATGGACTATGGGGGCAAAACAAGCGAGATAAAGCATGGACTACAGCAGCAGAAATGTCCCGATTTGGACAGTACGCTGGCACTGTGGAATAACGGGTACAAGACGGGCAACAGCAGCGCGACGGTGGAGGATGATGTTATTAGGAATCACTCGAAAATACACATCTATCTACACGCAACCTGGCGGACGGGCTCTTCCTTCCTGGGGGAGTTATTTAATCAGCACCCAGAAGTGTTTTATTTGTACGAGCCTATGTGGAGCATGTGGCAGGCACTTTATCCGGGCGACGCTGCCAGTCTGCAAGGAGCCGTCCGCGATATGATGAACTCGCTTTTCCGCTGTGATTTCTCCGTGCTGAAACTTTATGCGGGAACGAAGAACATCAGCACCTCTACCATCTTCGGCTGGAAAACCAACAAGGTGATCTGCTCGGAGCCGCTGTGCAGTGCCTACAAGAAGCACGAAGTCGGGCTGGTGAGGGGAGACGTTTGCGAGAAGTGCAAAGCGAAGGACATCACGTATCTGGAGAAGGAGTGCAAGAAGTATCCTGTGGTTGTTATCAAAGATGTTCGTGTCTTAGACCTAGGCGTGCTCATTCCTCTAATGCGGGACCCAAGTCTAAACCTCCAGATTATTCAACTGTTCAGGGACCCGCGGGCTGTGCATAATTCTAGGCTGAAATCTAAACTGGCTCTGGTGAAGGAGAGCATTCAAGTGCTGAGAAGTAAGAAGCAATCGGACAAATACAAGCGCCTCCTCATGCCGAGCAGCAGAGCGAACCGCGCCGAGAACTATGTGGCGAACGCCATGGAGCTGATCTGCGACAACTGGCTGAATGACATGCTGCTGCTCCTCAGTGCGCCTCAGTGGGTCCAGAAGAACTACATGCAGATACGCTACGAGGACCTAGTGCTCCGGCCCGTTCAGGAGCTGGAAAAGCTCTACCGCTTCTCCAATCTCACGTCATCCCCGGCGATTGACAAGTTTGTCCTGAACATGACGCACGGCGAGGGCTACTCTTCTGACAAGCCTTTCCTTATATCGTCAAGGGACGCCAAGGAAGCCATATTCGCCTGGAGGGAGAGGCTGAACGTCCAACAGGTCAACCAGGTGGAGGCATATTGCAGTGAAGTTATGCGCAGACTGGGCTATCAGAAAAG GAGTGCGATGCACAGAGGATGa